The Desulfovibrio subterraneus genome has a window encoding:
- the hydF gene encoding [FeFe] hydrogenase H-cluster maturation GTPase HydF: MSEKAPRGVRMVITLVGRRNAGKSSLINALAGQDIAIVSDHPGTTTDPVAKHYELLPLGPVTFYDTAGLDDTGELGELRIKATRKVLYRTDVALMVASPAATGSGSTPDALGNEERDILATLREMGIPVIVIFNKTDAAAPSADDIAFCASEGLPHVLCSTATGEGVDAVKKALIDTAPPEFAEDPVLVGDLIGEGDTVLCVVPIDLAAPKGRLILPQVQVLRDVLDSDAIGLVVKERELEEALAALRSDPALVVTDSQVVLKVAGEVPEHVPMTTFSILFARYKGELHTMVQGARAIDYLKDGDRILMCEACSHHAVADDIGRVKIPRWISQYTGKKLEFITYAGHDFPQDLEGFALAVHCGGCMTNRAEMLRRIRECARRGVPITNYGVAISKVQGVLDRVVKPFGL, translated from the coding sequence ATGTCTGAAAAAGCCCCCAGAGGCGTACGCATGGTCATCACCCTTGTCGGCCGACGCAACGCCGGAAAATCGTCGCTCATCAACGCCCTTGCGGGGCAGGACATTGCCATCGTCTCCGATCACCCCGGCACCACAACTGATCCGGTTGCCAAGCATTACGAGCTGCTACCGCTGGGTCCCGTCACCTTTTATGATACGGCGGGGCTGGACGATACCGGCGAGCTTGGCGAACTGCGCATCAAGGCCACCCGCAAGGTGCTTTACCGCACGGATGTGGCCCTGATGGTGGCCAGTCCCGCTGCCACAGGTTCCGGCTCCACGCCTGACGCCCTCGGCAACGAGGAACGCGATATTCTGGCCACCCTGCGCGAGATGGGCATTCCCGTCATTGTCATCTTCAACAAAACGGATGCAGCCGCTCCCAGTGCCGACGACATCGCCTTCTGCGCCAGCGAAGGTCTGCCCCACGTGCTGTGCTCCACCGCCACGGGCGAAGGAGTGGACGCCGTCAAGAAGGCGCTCATAGACACCGCACCGCCCGAATTTGCCGAAGACCCTGTGCTTGTGGGCGACCTTATCGGTGAAGGCGACACCGTGCTCTGTGTGGTGCCCATTGACCTTGCCGCGCCCAAGGGTCGTCTCATCCTGCCGCAGGTGCAGGTGCTGCGCGATGTGCTGGACAGCGACGCCATCGGCCTTGTGGTGAAAGAACGCGAACTGGAAGAGGCTCTTGCCGCCCTGCGTAGCGACCCTGCGCTGGTTGTCACGGATTCGCAGGTGGTGCTCAAGGTGGCGGGCGAGGTGCCCGAACACGTGCCCATGACCACTTTTTCCATCCTTTTTGCGCGCTACAAGGGCGAGCTGCACACCATGGTGCAGGGCGCCCGCGCCATAGACTACCTGAAAGACGGCGACAGAATCCTCATGTGCGAAGCCTGTTCCCACCACGCCGTGGCGGACGATATAGGCCGCGTGAAGATTCCCCGGTGGATCAGCCAGTACACGGGCAAGAAGCTGGAATTCATCACCTACGCGGGCCACGACTTTCCGCAGGACCTTGAAGGCTTCGCCCTTGCCGTTCACTGCGGTGGCTGCATGACCAACCGCGCAGAGATGCTGCGCCGCATCCGCGAATGCGCACGGCGCGGGGTGCCTATTACCAACTACGGTGTTGCCATATCCAAGGTGCAGGGCGTGCTTGACAGGGTGGTCAAACCCTTCGGCCTGTAG
- the hydE gene encoding [FeFe] hydrogenase H-cluster radical SAM maturase HydE → MQPSEIRDALLAPQADALFAEARTLRDSVFGREVFQRGVVEFTNHCRKNCHYCGLRNANTALQRFRLDADAILQAARTAVELGMGTVVLQSGEEETIAIRPIGYLIGQIKQMGAISITLSLGDHDEDAYRYWHDCGADRYLLKMETFNPELHARLRPGQSVRERLNRVEMLCRIGYETGSGIITGLPGMTTDILAEDLRLLSGLPLDMIAVGPFIPHPQTPLKEAAPGLMEESLRATALLRLMNPAANIPATSALDALSAHGREQGLNAGANVVMPSVTPEPVRAGYNIYPGKNAAPEPVRLIVGRLQQRLRDAGYEPSSSRGESPVRKTGCAGTADNPNS, encoded by the coding sequence ATGCAGCCCAGCGAAATTCGTGATGCCCTGCTTGCACCACAGGCCGATGCCCTGTTTGCCGAAGCCCGCACCCTGCGCGACAGCGTGTTCGGCCGCGAGGTGTTCCAGCGCGGCGTGGTGGAATTTACCAACCACTGCCGCAAGAACTGCCACTATTGCGGCCTGCGCAATGCCAATACCGCACTGCAGCGCTTCAGGCTGGATGCGGATGCCATTCTGCAAGCCGCCCGCACAGCGGTGGAGCTGGGCATGGGCACCGTGGTGCTGCAGTCCGGCGAAGAAGAGACCATCGCCATACGCCCCATCGGCTACCTGATAGGGCAGATCAAGCAGATGGGCGCCATCTCAATCACGCTGTCATTGGGTGACCATGACGAGGATGCCTACCGCTACTGGCACGATTGCGGGGCAGACCGCTATCTGCTCAAAATGGAAACATTCAATCCCGAACTGCACGCCCGCCTGCGACCGGGACAAAGCGTGCGGGAACGTCTGAACAGGGTGGAGATGCTCTGCCGCATCGGCTACGAGACCGGCTCTGGCATCATCACCGGACTGCCGGGCATGACAACGGATATTCTGGCAGAAGACCTTCGCCTGCTGAGCGGGCTCCCGCTGGACATGATTGCCGTCGGCCCGTTCATCCCGCATCCCCAGACGCCTCTCAAGGAAGCCGCCCCCGGCCTGATGGAAGAATCCTTGCGGGCCACGGCCCTGCTCAGGCTCATGAATCCCGCGGCCAACATTCCCGCCACCAGCGCGCTTGATGCCCTCAGCGCCCACGGGCGCGAACAGGGCCTGAATGCGGGAGCCAACGTGGTCATGCCCTCAGTCACGCCGGAACCCGTTCGGGCAGGATACAATATTTATCCCGGCAAGAATGCCGCGCCAGAACCGGTGCGGCTGATTGTGGGCAGGCTGCAGCAACGGCTGCGCGATGCGGGCTACGAACCGTCGTCATCGCGGGGTGAATCGCCGGTAAGAAAAACAGGATGCGCCGGAACAGCAGACAACCCGAACAGTTGA
- a CDS encoding aspartate ammonia-lyase, with protein MPSHTRTEQDQFGSLEIPADALYGIHTARAVANFPLSGYRLPAVFIRAYAQVKLACVRTNASLGYLSLPMAQALETACKELADGSHHDQIVVDAFQGGAGTSTNMNFNEVIANRAAMLMGQAAGSGSESGSDTSIGAGSGSGSDSGSVSGSGAVHPLHHVNLHQSTNDTYPTALKVAVLHELKALEQPVADLQETLQRKEQAHRNVLRLGRTEMQDAVPLTAGMTFGAWAEAVARDRWRIFKCRERIRQVNLGGTAVGTGLGAPRDYVLRVTDELRRITGLKLSRAENLVDATQNLDDFVEVSGLLKACAVNLLKICSDIRLLSSGPAAGLGELRIPAMQTGSTVMPGKVNPVIPEAVSQAALRIMSNDALAGQVAALGNLELNQFMPLMAHSMLESLHLLKQAVILLHTRCITQAEPDAGRCLGHVESGGALAAVLVPAVGYARAEAIAQAARNKGISLAQAAAEDLNMPPEVIATLLSPERMHQLGYTEETYAAFRKDNDTKGGKA; from the coding sequence ATGCCCAGCCATACCCGGACCGAGCAGGACCAGTTCGGCAGCCTTGAAATACCGGCAGATGCCCTGTACGGCATCCACACCGCACGCGCCGTTGCCAACTTTCCCCTGTCCGGCTACCGGCTGCCCGCCGTGTTCATCCGCGCCTATGCGCAGGTGAAGCTTGCCTGCGTGCGCACCAATGCCTCGCTGGGATACCTGTCTCTGCCCATGGCACAGGCGCTGGAAACAGCCTGCAAGGAACTTGCGGACGGCAGCCACCATGACCAGATCGTGGTGGACGCCTTTCAAGGCGGGGCAGGCACCTCCACCAACATGAATTTCAACGAGGTCATCGCCAACCGCGCTGCCATGCTGATGGGGCAGGCGGCAGGATCAGGATCTGAGTCAGGTTCAGACACAAGCATAGGTGCAGGCTCAGGTTCAGGTTCGGACTCGGGCTCAGTCTCGGGCTCGGGCGCAGTGCATCCGCTGCACCACGTCAACCTGCATCAGTCCACCAACGATACCTATCCCACGGCACTCAAGGTTGCCGTGCTGCACGAGCTGAAAGCGCTGGAGCAGCCTGTTGCCGACCTGCAGGAAACCCTGCAGCGCAAGGAACAGGCCCACCGCAACGTGCTGCGCCTTGGCCGCACGGAAATGCAGGACGCCGTGCCGCTGACCGCAGGCATGACCTTTGGGGCGTGGGCAGAAGCCGTGGCCCGCGACCGCTGGCGCATCTTCAAATGCCGCGAGCGCATCCGGCAGGTGAATCTCGGCGGCACGGCGGTAGGCACCGGCCTTGGCGCACCGCGCGACTATGTGTTGCGCGTGACCGATGAACTGCGGCGCATTACGGGCCTTAAACTCTCCCGCGCCGAAAATCTGGTGGATGCCACCCAGAACCTTGATGACTTTGTAGAGGTTTCCGGCCTGCTCAAAGCCTGCGCCGTGAACCTTTTGAAGATCTGCAGCGATATCCGCCTGCTCTCCAGCGGGCCTGCCGCCGGTCTGGGCGAACTGCGCATTCCCGCCATGCAGACCGGCTCCACGGTCATGCCGGGCAAGGTCAATCCGGTCATACCCGAGGCCGTTTCGCAGGCCGCGCTGCGCATCATGTCCAACGATGCGCTGGCAGGACAGGTGGCTGCCCTCGGCAATCTTGAACTGAACCAGTTCATGCCGCTCATGGCCCACAGCATGCTGGAATCGCTGCACCTGCTCAAACAAGCGGTCATTCTGCTGCACACCCGCTGCATCACGCAGGCAGAGCCGGATGCCGGACGCTGTCTGGGGCATGTGGAATCCGGTGGTGCGCTGGCTGCCGTGCTGGTTCCTGCCGTGGGCTATGCCCGTGCCGAAGCCATAGCGCAGGCAGCACGGAATAAGGGCATCAGCCTTGCCCAAGCCGCTGCGGAAGATCTGAACATGCCTCCTGAGGTCATAGCCACGCTGCTCTCCCCCGAACGGATGCACCAGCTCGGCTACACGGAAGAAACCTATGCCGCCTTCAGGAAGGATAATGACACCAAGGGAGGCAAGGCATGA
- the hydG gene encoding [FeFe] hydrogenase H-cluster radical SAM maturase HydG yields the protein MQLDTKGLTNFIDEEAIWKTVRATENPEAARVRGILDKAKEAKGLTLEETGCLLQVDDPELNEAVFETARTVKQTIYGNRMVLFAPLYITNECGNRCVYCGFKADNTELVRRTLTPEEIRQEVTVLENLGHKRLLLVYGEHPRFGADWIAETVRTVYDTVSEKSGEIRRVNINCAPLDVAGFRTLHEVGIGTYQCFQETYHTETYAALHPSGHKKHFLWRLYALHRAMEAGIDDVGMGALLGLYDHRFDILAMLTHAAELEKHFGVGPHTISFPRLEPALNADIAYNPPHPITNEQFKRLVAVLRLAVPYTGLILSTREGKTMRRELLDLGVSQLSAGSRTYPGAYADPNYDRPDVQQFCVGDNRSLEEVIQEIVHHGYIPSWCTACYRLGRTGEHFMELAKKGFIQEFCHPNSLLTFKEYLHDYAGNDTRAVGLPLVQREVDNFPAKRRDLVVSRLDRIEQGERDLYL from the coding sequence ATGCAGTTGGATACAAAGGGACTGACGAATTTCATAGACGAAGAAGCCATCTGGAAAACCGTACGGGCAACGGAAAACCCAGAGGCAGCACGTGTGCGCGGTATTCTGGACAAGGCGAAGGAAGCAAAGGGCCTTACCCTTGAAGAAACGGGCTGCCTGCTGCAGGTGGACGATCCGGAACTGAACGAGGCCGTGTTCGAAACGGCGCGCACGGTCAAGCAGACCATTTACGGCAACCGCATGGTGCTCTTCGCGCCGCTCTACATTACCAACGAATGCGGCAACCGCTGTGTCTATTGCGGCTTCAAGGCCGATAACACCGAGCTTGTCCGCCGCACGCTCACACCGGAAGAAATCCGGCAGGAAGTGACCGTGCTGGAAAACCTCGGCCACAAGCGCCTGCTGCTGGTCTACGGCGAGCACCCCAGATTCGGGGCCGACTGGATTGCGGAAACCGTCCGCACCGTCTACGACACTGTTTCAGAAAAAAGCGGCGAAATCCGGCGCGTGAACATCAACTGTGCGCCGCTTGATGTAGCAGGCTTCCGCACCCTGCACGAGGTGGGCATAGGCACCTACCAGTGTTTTCAGGAAACCTACCACACCGAAACCTACGCCGCCCTGCACCCCAGCGGACACAAAAAACATTTCCTGTGGCGTCTTTATGCCCTGCACAGGGCCATGGAAGCGGGCATTGATGACGTGGGCATGGGCGCATTGCTCGGACTCTACGACCACCGCTTCGACATCCTTGCCATGCTCACGCACGCGGCAGAACTGGAAAAGCACTTCGGCGTGGGACCGCACACCATTTCGTTCCCCCGTCTGGAACCTGCCCTCAACGCGGATATAGCCTACAACCCGCCCCACCCCATAACGAACGAGCAGTTCAAGCGGCTGGTGGCCGTGCTGCGTCTGGCCGTGCCCTACACCGGCCTCATTCTCAGCACCCGCGAAGGCAAGACCATGCGCCGCGAACTGCTGGACCTTGGCGTTTCGCAGCTGAGCGCAGGTTCGCGCACCTATCCCGGTGCCTATGCCGACCCAAACTACGACCGACCGGACGTGCAGCAGTTCTGTGTGGGCGACAACCGCAGCCTAGAAGAGGTGATTCAGGAAATCGTGCATCACGGCTACATCCCTTCATGGTGCACAGCCTGCTACCGGCTCGGCAGAACCGGCGAGCATTTCATGGAACTGGCCAAGAAAGGATTCATTCAGGAATTCTGCCATCCCAACTCGCTGCTCACCTTCAAGGAATATCTGCACGACTACGCCGGAAACGACACCCGCGCAGTGGGCCTGCCGCTCGTTCAGCGCGAGGTGGACAACTTCCCCGCCAAGCGGCGCGATCTCGTGGTTTCGCGGCTTGATCGAATCGAACAGGGCGAACGGGATCTCTACCTGTAA
- a CDS encoding TM1266 family iron-only hydrogenase system putative regulator: MDKRMGVVSVIVGNRQQDAGMVNDIISRHGELVLARMGVPCRDRGVSVIALIIEATTNEVGSLTGQLGSLPSVRVKSSLV; the protein is encoded by the coding sequence ATGGACAAGCGCATGGGCGTTGTCAGCGTGATCGTTGGCAACAGACAACAGGATGCGGGCATGGTGAACGACATTATCAGCCGCCACGGGGAGCTTGTTCTCGCCCGAATGGGGGTTCCCTGCCGCGACAGGGGCGTGAGCGTCATCGCCCTCATCATAGAGGCCACAACCAACGAAGTGGGTTCGCTCACGGGGCAGTTGGGCAGCCTTCCCAGCGTCAGGGTCAAATCTTCACTCGTGTAA
- a CDS encoding iron hydrogenase small subunit has product MKNIATMSRRGFIKLAGFTCGYAVLGFNMTREAVAATLEFIGLRQQSVYEADRKIYTIRKSQDNPMIKKLYAKDGFLHEGPCGHESHHLLHTHYSDRSESLKALKAKGVKLAL; this is encoded by the coding sequence ATGAAGAACATCGCAACCATGTCCAGACGCGGATTCATCAAGCTTGCAGGCTTCACCTGCGGGTACGCCGTGCTGGGCTTCAACATGACCCGCGAGGCAGTTGCCGCCACGCTGGAATTCATCGGCCTCCGTCAGCAGTCCGTGTATGAAGCGGACCGCAAGATATACACCATCCGCAAATCGCAGGATAACCCCATGATCAAGAAGCTCTACGCCAAGGACGGCTTCCTGCATGAAGGTCCCTGCGGTCACGAATCGCACCACCTGCTCCACACGCACTACAGCGACCGGAGCGAAAGCCTGAAGGCCCTCAAGGCCAAGGGCGTGAAACTGGCACTGTAA
- a CDS encoding [FeFe] hydrogenase, group A: MSGCKPKHPAAAPAYLSGLEPPATGQRVEMEGVTYKVAAPHGIDPASMFFVQVDVDKCMSCGECEAHCPTGAIQEMHPDGQRGVVDPAACVNCGQCLANCPFGAIHEEVSYVGEIFEKLRDPDTVVVSMPAPAVRYGLGECFGLPTGTYVGGKMHAALRRLGFDLIWDNEWAADVTIMEEGTELLERVKKGDKPLPQFTSCCPGWVKFAETYYPDLNDHLSTCKSPIGMLGSLAKTYGAEQSGIAGKKMYTVSIMPCVAKKFEGLRPEMDASGYRDIDATINTRELAWMIKQAGIDFMSLPEEEPDPALGMSTGAATIFGTSGGVMEAALRLAYEVLSGDTLANPDIKVVRAHEGLKTADIPVPNFGTVKVAVVSGLQNAAKLCDEVRAGKSPYHFIEVMTCPGGCVNGGGQPLEPGMLQSSLFRSTVAKINRRYTQRRVG, encoded by the coding sequence ATGTCTGGATGCAAACCAAAGCATCCCGCTGCCGCTCCGGCCTACCTGTCAGGGCTGGAGCCGCCGGCAACGGGACAACGTGTGGAGATGGAAGGGGTAACGTACAAAGTTGCCGCTCCGCACGGTATTGACCCCGCCTCTATGTTTTTCGTGCAGGTGGACGTGGATAAATGCATGAGCTGCGGCGAATGCGAAGCCCACTGTCCCACCGGAGCCATTCAGGAAATGCATCCTGATGGCCAGCGCGGTGTTGTGGACCCTGCCGCCTGTGTCAACTGTGGTCAGTGTCTTGCCAACTGTCCCTTCGGCGCAATCCACGAAGAAGTTTCGTATGTTGGCGAAATCTTCGAAAAGCTGCGCGATCCCGATACCGTGGTCGTTTCCATGCCCGCCCCTGCGGTGCGCTACGGCCTTGGCGAATGCTTCGGCCTGCCCACAGGCACCTACGTGGGCGGCAAAATGCACGCTGCGCTGCGTCGCCTCGGCTTCGATCTCATCTGGGATAACGAATGGGCCGCCGACGTCACCATCATGGAAGAAGGCACCGAGCTGCTCGAGCGCGTGAAAAAGGGCGACAAGCCCCTGCCGCAGTTCACCTCCTGCTGTCCCGGTTGGGTGAAGTTCGCGGAAACCTACTATCCCGATCTCAACGATCATCTTTCCACCTGCAAGTCCCCCATCGGCATGCTTGGCTCGCTGGCCAAGACTTATGGTGCCGAACAGAGCGGCATTGCGGGCAAGAAGATGTATACCGTTTCCATCATGCCCTGCGTGGCCAAGAAGTTCGAAGGTCTGCGGCCTGAAATGGACGCCAGCGGCTACCGCGACATTGACGCCACCATCAATACCCGCGAACTGGCATGGATGATCAAGCAGGCCGGTATCGATTTCATGAGCCTGCCTGAAGAAGAGCCCGATCCGGCGCTTGGCATGTCCACCGGTGCGGCCACCATCTTCGGCACCAGCGGCGGCGTTATGGAAGCTGCCCTGCGTCTGGCCTATGAGGTGCTCTCCGGCGATACCCTCGCCAATCCCGACATCAAGGTCGTGCGTGCGCATGAAGGCCTGAAGACCGCAGACATTCCCGTGCCCAACTTCGGCACCGTGAAGGTTGCCGTGGTCAGCGGCCTGCAGAATGCTGCCAAGCTGTGTGACGAAGTGCGGGCGGGCAAGTCCCCCTACCACTTCATCGAAGTGATGACCTGCCCCGGCGGCTGCGTAAACGGCGGCGGCCAGCCTCTGGAACCCGGCATGCTGCAGTCTTCCCTGTTCCGCAGCACCGTCGCCAAGATCAACCGTCGCTACACCCAGCGCCGCGTAGGCTAG
- a CDS encoding aminotransferase-like domain-containing protein gives MTILHHLLTTVRNATDAEAHASAKPRYLAIADAVESAIRTGILLPDAPLPTQREVAELLGVTVGTVTRGYAEAARRGLVRGETGRGTFVLSQRMTFAQIGRDSLSADGNPRVDLGLNTPFHSLDPDLGAALATLAARRDIQHLLYYHQPRGLLRHRETGVRWAALHGYEATPDNVLVCSGAQHGMTVTLGALFSPGDRIAVESLTYPLIKPLAKRLRLQLVPIPMDEQGMLPDALAAASAQEAVRGLYIMPGCQNPTLAHMPEYRRHEIATVCRRHGIRIIEDDMYALTLDSVLPPISAHAPELGHFIASTSKALTGGLRTAFVCVPPESVRRVEAAIEASIWMSASLMTEIATLWIEDGTAARVLSAKRTEAAARNRMAQDILGEWQFFSRPTGYFIWLRLPKRWRSVEFAEAASERGVSVAHMEHFAVGYAQPEQGVRISLCGAQDRESLHGGLTVLADLLKL, from the coding sequence ATGACAATATTGCATCACCTGCTCACCACCGTACGCAACGCAACGGATGCAGAGGCCCACGCTTCTGCCAAGCCCCGCTATCTGGCCATTGCCGATGCGGTGGAAAGCGCCATACGCACCGGCATTCTGCTGCCGGATGCACCGCTCCCCACCCAGCGCGAAGTGGCGGAACTGCTCGGCGTGACCGTGGGCACCGTTACCCGCGGCTATGCGGAAGCGGCACGGCGCGGACTGGTGCGGGGCGAAACAGGCAGGGGTACCTTTGTACTTTCGCAGCGCATGACCTTTGCCCAGATCGGCCGCGATTCGCTGAGTGCAGACGGCAACCCGAGGGTTGATCTGGGACTGAACACGCCCTTTCATTCGCTGGACCCCGACCTTGGCGCGGCGCTTGCTACCCTTGCCGCGCGGCGCGACATTCAGCACCTGCTCTATTACCACCAGCCGCGTGGATTGCTCCGGCACAGGGAAACAGGGGTGCGCTGGGCCGCGCTGCACGGGTATGAGGCAACGCCCGATAACGTGCTCGTGTGTTCCGGCGCCCAGCATGGCATGACCGTCACCCTTGGCGCGCTCTTTTCTCCGGGCGACCGCATTGCCGTGGAGAGCCTGACCTACCCGCTCATCAAGCCCCTTGCAAAACGCCTGCGCCTGCAGCTGGTACCTATCCCCATGGACGAACAGGGCATGCTGCCCGACGCCCTTGCCGCAGCAAGCGCGCAGGAAGCCGTGCGCGGCCTCTACATCATGCCCGGCTGCCAGAATCCCACGCTCGCCCACATGCCGGAATACCGCCGCCATGAAATAGCCACAGTCTGCCGCCGCCACGGAATACGCATCATAGAGGACGACATGTACGCCCTGACGCTGGATTCCGTGCTGCCTCCCATATCTGCCCACGCACCGGAACTGGGGCATTTCATCGCGTCCACCTCCAAGGCGCTTACCGGCGGGTTGCGCACCGCCTTTGTCTGCGTGCCGCCGGAATCCGTCCGCCGTGTGGAGGCCGCCATAGAAGCCTCCATCTGGATGTCCGCCTCCCTCATGACCGAGATTGCCACCCTGTGGATAGAAGACGGAACAGCCGCCAGAGTGCTCAGCGCCAAACGCACGGAAGCCGCTGCCCGCAACCGCATGGCGCAGGATATTCTGGGAGAGTGGCAGTTCTTTTCCCGCCCCACGGGTTACTTCATCTGGCTGCGCCTGCCCAAACGCTGGAGGTCAGTGGAGTTTGCCGAAGCCGCCTCGGAACGGGGCGTCTCCGTTGCCCACATGGAACACTTTGCCGTGGGCTACGCGCAGCCGGAACAGGGCGTGCGCATATCCCTGTGCGGCGCACAGGACAGGGAAAGTCTGCACGGCGGCCTGACCGTGCTTGCAGACCTGCTCAAGCTGTAA
- a CDS encoding LysE family translocator produces MEPTHGLSLTGNLLPLVLFCLSMTATPGPNNIMLTASGANFGFRRTLPHMCGIACGMQTMILTVGLGLGKVFMEFPVIHTSLEWVGGAYLLYLAWKIANISPVAAGAGGAAKPFTFMQALLFQWVNPKCWMMVVGAVATFAGGETAMRDVFIIAAAFLAVTPPSIGMWAVVGVKISRFLETAFRRRMFNYTMASLLVGSLVFVHMGKVL; encoded by the coding sequence ATGGAACCGACGCACGGTCTTTCGCTGACCGGGAACCTTCTGCCCCTCGTGTTGTTCTGTCTTTCCATGACGGCAACACCCGGGCCGAACAATATCATGCTTACTGCCTCCGGAGCGAATTTCGGATTCCGCAGAACATTGCCGCACATGTGCGGCATCGCATGCGGTATGCAGACCATGATTCTGACTGTGGGACTGGGGCTGGGAAAGGTGTTCATGGAGTTTCCCGTCATACACACGTCACTGGAATGGGTAGGCGGGGCATACCTGCTGTACCTGGCGTGGAAGATTGCCAACATAAGCCCTGTTGCAGCAGGGGCGGGCGGGGCAGCAAAGCCCTTCACCTTCATGCAGGCGCTGCTGTTCCAGTGGGTGAACCCCAAATGCTGGATGATGGTGGTGGGCGCCGTTGCCACCTTTGCCGGTGGCGAAACCGCCATGCGCGATGTCTTTATCATCGCGGCGGCTTTTCTGGCTGTGACACCGCCCAGCATAGGCATGTGGGCTGTGGTGGGCGTAAAGATCAGCCGTTTTCTCGAAACGGCGTTCCGCCGCCGCATGTTCAACTACACCATGGCCAGTCTGCTGGTCGGCTCACTGGTCTTTGTGCATATGGGCAAGGTTCTGTGA